A genomic region of Caldicellulosiruptor acetigenus contains the following coding sequences:
- a CDS encoding adenylosuccinate synthase — protein sequence MQQIRAIVGTQWGDEGKGKIVDFLAKEADVVVRAQGGNNAGHTVEAYGKVFKLHLIPSGILYEEKLNIIGNGVVIDPEFLIQEIENLEKEGISTKNLKISDRAHLVMPYHKILDEEQERQRGEESLGTTKRGIGPAYADKTERTNLRVCDMLDEEEFIQKLRNVYERKNQILTHVYHKTPMKFGELLEQFMKYGEILKPYITDTIKLLNDSIKAGKKVLLEGAQATMLDLDYGTYPYVTSSHPTVGGFCIGAGIAPKYIQEVIGVVKAYTTRVGKGPFPTELLDEIGDSIREKGREYGTTTGRPRRCGWLDLVVVRYAVLINGIDKIALTKLDTLSGLPKIKVCRAYKYEGKILELFPASLRVAMECEPVYEEFEGWSEEEIKAAKEYDQLPRSAKRYIEFIEKETGAKVFLIGTGPAREDIIIKD from the coding sequence ATGCAACAAATCCGCGCGATAGTTGGCACCCAGTGGGGTGACGAGGGAAAAGGCAAAATTGTAGACTTTTTGGCAAAGGAAGCTGACGTTGTTGTTCGGGCTCAGGGCGGCAACAACGCAGGTCACACAGTTGAAGCATATGGTAAAGTTTTTAAACTTCACCTTATACCATCTGGAATTCTTTATGAAGAAAAACTCAACATCATAGGAAACGGTGTTGTGATTGATCCGGAATTTCTCATACAGGAGATAGAAAACTTAGAAAAAGAGGGTATTTCGACAAAAAATCTTAAAATTAGCGACAGAGCACATCTTGTTATGCCATACCACAAGATATTAGATGAAGAGCAGGAAAGACAGAGAGGCGAAGAGAGCCTTGGCACAACAAAAAGGGGAATAGGTCCTGCGTATGCTGACAAGACAGAAAGAACAAACCTCAGAGTTTGTGACATGCTTGACGAGGAAGAGTTTATTCAAAAGCTCAGAAATGTGTATGAGAGAAAGAACCAGATACTTACCCATGTTTATCACAAAACACCAATGAAGTTCGGAGAGCTTTTGGAACAGTTCATGAAATATGGAGAGATTTTAAAGCCATATATCACAGACACAATAAAACTTTTGAATGATTCAATAAAGGCAGGAAAAAAGGTGCTTTTAGAAGGTGCACAGGCAACAATGCTTGATTTGGATTACGGAACATACCCATATGTTACATCATCGCACCCCACAGTTGGTGGATTTTGCATTGGAGCAGGGATTGCACCAAAGTACATTCAAGAGGTAATAGGTGTTGTTAAGGCATACACCACAAGGGTTGGGAAAGGTCCATTTCCCACAGAGCTTTTGGATGAAATAGGAGATAGCATACGCGAAAAGGGAAGAGAATACGGAACAACCACCGGAAGACCAAGAAGATGCGGCTGGCTTGACCTTGTTGTTGTAAGGTATGCGGTTTTAATAAATGGAATTGACAAGATTGCCCTTACAAAGCTTGATACGCTATCCGGCCTTCCAAAAATAAAGGTTTGCAGAGCCTATAAGTATGAAGGGAAAATCTTAGAGCTTTTCCCTGCGTCCTTGAGGGTTGCAATGGAGTGTGAGCCTGTGTATGAGGAGTTTGAAGGCTGGAGCGAAGAGGAGATAAAAGCTGCAAAAGAGTATGACCAGCTTCCAAGGAGTGCAAAAAGATATATCGAATTTATAGAAAAAGAGACAGGTGCAAAGGTTTTTCTCATTGGCACAGGCCCTGCAAGAGAGGATATAATAATAAAAGACTAA
- a CDS encoding ABC transporter ATP-binding protein has protein sequence MADPAAKKLIFSQEETNYELKIPYLKRLFKFLLPYKKWLFLTLVFMFAATVADLVSPYLLKQAVDNYIPKKDFKGILIIGALLILMLFINKECSKNKIRLANRTGQMVLFDIRKALFDHVQSLSFSFFDKNSTGRIIVRIVNDVNTLNNLFTNGIVNVITDMSSLVLAAIIMFSINPKLAMVTFAVVPIFLIVLFTTRNAIKRNWRAVRRKIANLNAYIHENISGIRVIQAYVRQKVNRAIFKDVIDDVFLSWMKAVRINGIFSPAVEVCSMIGTLIIYFYGVKLLKINGVTVGTLIAFVSYLDRFWRPVVTLSNFYNQLLVASASSERIFEVLSIEPEIKEDKNPVEMSTFKNSIEFKNVWFAYKDEEYVLKDVSFEIKKGMMVALVGATGSGKTTIVNLLARFYDPQKGSILIDGIDIKKISFKSLRKLIGIVQQEPFLFSGSILDNILYGKPDAKFEEVVEVCKFLGAHDFISQFEDGYFTQVNERGNRLSTGQKQLICLSRVLLQNPQILILDEATASLDTHSELMVQNALNRIMKDRTSIVIAHRLSTIKDADLIIVMDKGRIAEMGTHESLIRKKGIYYELCASQIRFVKAG, from the coding sequence ATGGCAGACCCTGCGGCCAAAAAGCTAATATTTTCCCAAGAAGAGACCAATTACGAGTTAAAGATACCCTACTTAAAGAGGCTTTTTAAGTTTCTTCTTCCTTACAAAAAATGGCTGTTTTTAACTTTGGTTTTCATGTTTGCAGCAACAGTTGCCGATTTGGTTTCTCCTTACCTTCTAAAGCAGGCAGTTGACAACTATATCCCTAAAAAAGATTTCAAGGGGATTTTGATAATTGGGGCTTTGCTCATTTTGATGCTTTTTATAAACAAGGAGTGCTCAAAAAACAAGATAAGGCTTGCAAACAGAACAGGACAGATGGTTTTGTTTGATATCAGAAAAGCTCTTTTTGACCACGTTCAAAGCCTTTCTTTCAGCTTTTTTGACAAAAACTCAACAGGAAGGATTATTGTTAGGATTGTCAATGACGTCAATACCTTGAACAACCTCTTTACAAACGGTATTGTGAATGTGATAACAGACATGTCAAGCTTGGTTTTGGCAGCAATAATAATGTTTTCTATAAACCCTAAACTTGCAATGGTGACATTTGCAGTTGTCCCAATATTTTTGATAGTCCTCTTTACAACCAGAAACGCCATAAAAAGAAACTGGAGAGCTGTCCGAAGAAAGATTGCAAACCTAAATGCATATATACACGAAAACATAAGTGGTATCAGGGTGATTCAGGCATATGTCAGGCAAAAGGTCAACAGGGCTATTTTCAAAGACGTCATAGACGATGTGTTTTTGTCATGGATGAAGGCGGTCAGGATAAACGGCATATTCTCACCTGCGGTCGAGGTATGTTCAATGATAGGAACGCTCATCATCTACTTTTACGGTGTAAAGCTTCTTAAAATAAACGGTGTCACAGTTGGAACTTTAATTGCTTTTGTTAGCTATTTAGACAGGTTTTGGCGACCGGTTGTTACACTTTCGAACTTTTACAATCAGCTTCTTGTTGCAAGCGCATCGTCAGAAAGGATATTTGAGGTGCTTTCTATCGAGCCCGAAATAAAAGAGGATAAAAATCCTGTTGAGATGTCTACTTTTAAAAATTCAATCGAATTTAAAAATGTGTGGTTTGCGTACAAAGATGAAGAGTATGTTTTAAAGGATGTGTCATTTGAAATCAAAAAAGGCATGATGGTTGCGCTTGTGGGTGCAACAGGCTCTGGCAAGACTACAATTGTAAATCTTCTTGCGAGGTTTTACGACCCGCAAAAGGGTAGTATCCTCATCGATGGCATTGATATTAAGAAAATTAGCTTTAAAAGTTTAAGAAAGCTTATAGGCATTGTCCAGCAGGAACCGTTTTTGTTCTCAGGCAGCATCCTTGACAATATTCTGTATGGAAAGCCAGATGCCAAGTTTGAAGAGGTTGTAGAGGTTTGCAAGTTCTTAGGCGCGCATGATTTTATATCGCAGTTTGAGGATGGTTACTTTACCCAGGTAAATGAAAGGGGAAACAGGCTTTCAACAGGGCAAAAACAGCTAATTTGCCTTTCGAGGGTTTTGCTTCAAAACCCCCAGATTCTTATTTTGGATGAGGCAACGGCTTCCTTGGATACACATAGCGAGCTTATGGTGCAAAACGCTTTGAACAGAATAATGAAAGACCGTACTTCAATTGTGATTGCTCACAGGTTATCTACCATAAAAGATGCAGACCTCATAATTGTAATGGACAAAGGCAGAATTGCTGAAATGGGTACACATGAGAGCTTAATTAGGAAAAAAGGCATCTATTATGAACTTTGTGCAAGCCAGATAAGATTTGTAAAGGCAGGGTGA
- a CDS encoding vWA domain-containing protein encodes MRIEFERPFVLLAAVVLGVFIWLVSRRFSKESLGKRFVVWMRIVLIVLIVLALSVPSLAISTDKITTIYLADLSESNRKNAEKMKDFIQKSIKLKKSNELQSVVVFGQDANIEFLPTKYPNFSEFGTAVDSTQTNIENAIKYAVNLFDRDSQKRLVILTDGKETIGEAKNEVELLKNNGIDVKVVLFKSEKEKDVQFSSLKIPQKVFKNQAFSIFANINSTFSTKALLKIFRDNDLIFSQNVTLEKGENRFVIKDKLDREGVFSYQGAVEVLDDEEESNNVAYAMCQVRKPQKVLVVYENVDDVKNVKNLLDSYSAEYDVVKSDQANFGLDKLLGYSFVILCNVSRENFSDNFLNAVEKYVKDLGGGLIVIGGVNSYALGNYSNSVLEKMLPVKMELKNKEKEKNIDVVLVLDHSGSMADTEDAGIPKLEIAKSASAKMVEHLESSDGVGVIAFDHNYYWAYKFGKLVRKEDVIESISSIEVGGGTAIIPPLNEAVKTLKKSKAKNKLVVLLTDGMGEQSGYEIPADEAKRNNIKITTIGVGKFVNASVLSWIAAYTSGRFYLVSNPSELVDVFLKETKIIKGKYIKEKKFVPKVVETNAINSGFSSYPPLYGYIATTKKDLATSLLVSDEDEPILTVWRYGLGKVAAWCSDLSGQWSRDWVLWDRFSQFWTRLFKWLEKGADDSSFDFNVRKEKDLVVSLVGKFDADTVATLKCIYPNDQEKTFAMRRTAPDRFESKVDFMLGNYVFVVTLSSKDKSKVSTFFYSANYSDEFRVDIDSSRFEQFVSLSGAKVIKNPSEVYAGRLKSIESKRDISSLLIILCIVLFLLEVSIRRFGLYPQVERYFLAISSGFKRIAKPYSLQKVWDKVSSLRKKRTHAKKSKEAEQVFDDTLDVRKLRRF; translated from the coding sequence ATGAGAATAGAGTTTGAAAGACCTTTTGTTTTGCTTGCTGCAGTTGTGCTTGGAGTATTTATTTGGCTTGTTTCAAGAAGATTTTCAAAAGAAAGTTTGGGCAAAAGGTTTGTTGTGTGGATGAGGATTGTTTTAATAGTCTTAATAGTTTTGGCTCTGAGCGTGCCAAGCTTGGCAATTTCAACCGACAAGATAACAACAATTTATCTTGCCGACTTATCAGAGAGCAATAGAAAAAACGCAGAAAAGATGAAAGACTTCATTCAAAAGTCGATAAAGCTCAAAAAATCAAATGAGTTGCAATCAGTTGTTGTGTTCGGACAGGATGCAAACATTGAGTTTCTGCCGACCAAGTATCCCAACTTTTCTGAATTTGGAACGGCTGTAGATAGCACTCAAACCAATATTGAAAATGCAATAAAGTATGCAGTAAATCTGTTTGATAGGGATTCACAAAAAAGACTTGTCATCTTGACAGATGGGAAAGAGACAATAGGTGAGGCAAAAAATGAAGTAGAACTTCTCAAAAATAATGGGATAGATGTAAAAGTAGTGCTGTTTAAAAGTGAGAAAGAAAAAGATGTTCAGTTTTCAAGTTTGAAGATTCCACAGAAGGTATTTAAAAATCAGGCGTTTTCGATATTTGCCAATATAAACAGCACTTTTTCGACAAAAGCTCTGCTCAAGATTTTCAGAGACAATGATTTAATTTTCAGCCAAAATGTAACGCTTGAAAAAGGTGAAAACAGGTTTGTTATAAAGGATAAGCTGGACAGGGAAGGGGTTTTTAGCTATCAAGGAGCGGTTGAGGTGCTGGATGATGAAGAAGAGTCAAACAATGTTGCGTATGCTATGTGCCAGGTAAGAAAACCTCAAAAGGTTCTGGTAGTTTATGAGAATGTCGATGATGTAAAAAATGTCAAAAACCTTCTTGATTCTTATTCAGCCGAGTATGACGTGGTAAAGAGCGACCAGGCAAACTTTGGGCTTGATAAGCTCTTAGGATATTCTTTTGTGATTTTGTGCAATGTATCAAGGGAAAACTTTAGCGACAACTTTTTAAACGCTGTAGAGAAGTATGTGAAGGATTTAGGCGGTGGGCTTATAGTAATTGGTGGTGTGAATTCTTATGCACTTGGGAATTATTCTAATTCGGTTTTAGAAAAGATGCTGCCTGTCAAGATGGAACTTAAAAACAAAGAAAAGGAAAAGAACATAGATGTTGTGCTTGTTCTTGACCATTCAGGCAGCATGGCGGATACAGAAGACGCAGGTATTCCTAAATTAGAGATTGCCAAGAGCGCTTCTGCAAAGATGGTTGAGCACCTTGAAAGTTCAGATGGTGTTGGTGTGATTGCTTTTGACCACAATTACTATTGGGCATACAAATTTGGCAAGCTTGTCAGAAAAGAAGATGTGATAGAAAGCATCTCAAGCATTGAAGTAGGTGGTGGGACGGCTATAATTCCACCTCTGAATGAAGCAGTTAAAACTCTAAAAAAGTCAAAGGCAAAAAACAAGTTGGTTGTGCTTCTGACCGATGGCATGGGTGAACAAAGCGGTTATGAAATTCCAGCCGATGAGGCAAAAAGAAATAACATCAAAATCACCACAATTGGTGTCGGAAAGTTTGTAAACGCCTCCGTTTTGAGCTGGATAGCTGCTTATACCTCGGGCAGGTTCTATTTAGTTTCAAATCCTTCTGAGCTTGTTGATGTGTTTTTAAAAGAGACAAAAATTATAAAAGGCAAGTACATAAAGGAAAAGAAGTTTGTCCCCAAAGTGGTTGAGACAAATGCTATAAATTCGGGTTTTTCCTCTTATCCACCGCTTTACGGTTACATCGCAACAACAAAAAAAGACCTTGCAACCAGCCTTTTGGTAAGCGACGAGGATGAGCCTATTTTGACAGTGTGGAGGTACGGGCTTGGAAAGGTTGCTGCATGGTGTTCGGACTTGAGCGGGCAGTGGTCGCGCGATTGGGTTTTGTGGGATAGATTTTCACAGTTTTGGACAAGGCTTTTCAAGTGGTTAGAAAAAGGAGCAGATGACAGCAGCTTTGATTTTAATGTTCGAAAAGAAAAAGATTTGGTGGTATCTTTGGTAGGCAAGTTCGATGCTGATACCGTTGCAACTCTCAAATGCATATATCCAAACGACCAAGAAAAGACATTTGCAATGAGAAGAACTGCACCTGACAGGTTTGAATCTAAAGTTGATTTTATGCTGGGAAATTATGTATTTGTGGTAACCTTAAGTAGCAAGGACAAATCCAAGGTATCAACCTTTTTCTATTCAGCTAACTACTCTGATGAGTTTAGAGTGGATATAGACAGCAGCAGGTTTGAACAGTTTGTCTCTTTATCAGGAGCAAAAGTTATAAAAAATCCAAGTGAGGTGTATGCTGGAAGGCTCAAGAGCATAGAGTCGAAAAGAGATATTAGCAGTTTATTAATAATTCTTTGTATTGTCTTATTTCTTTTAGAAGTGAGCATTAGAAGATTTGGTCTGTATCCTCAGGTAGAGAGGTACTTTTTGGCAATATCTTCAGGCTTTAAAAGGATTGCAAAGCCATATTCACTTCAAAAGGTGTGGGATAAAGTATCTTCTTTGAGAAAGAAGAGAACTCATGCGAAAAAATCAAAGGAAGCAGAGCAAGTATTCGATGATACTTTGGATGTTAGAAAACTGAGAAGATTTTAA
- a CDS encoding ABC transporter ATP-binding protein, which produces MDYLKRLMKYLDDCKLLVAVGLILALAGIFCNMAVPKVSKHIIDDVLVARRFEKLCYFALILAGLVLSKAVLNYFQSYIFEYTSQKAIYKLREQLYTKLQYQSFEYFDRASTGAIMNRMVGDLEAIRNFLNQGFVQVISIVITLILALSIMLSMNLLLSFLSLATTPLIYFNVKSLAKKLQPTFRAIRTSFEKLTSKVQENITGIRVVKAFGNEELEKKSFEKVAFEFTDKNIQAADIRSVHNPLANFLNGLNSVIILVVGGYLAIKGNLSIGTLFAFVSYVNLFSAPIGNIQNLVNQWQNAFASLEKVFEVLDSEVLVKSPKNAIHLKNIRGDIKFENVYFKYKDKFVLKGINIHIKPGEVVAILGQAGSGKSSLINLLARFYDPTSGRVLIDDVDVKNVKLCSLRRNIGIIMQETFIFSDTIAANIAFGKPDAKEEEIKWAAKLARADEFIERLPEGYSTVVGERGIGLSGGQKQRIAIARALIYDPKILVLDDATSSLDFETEAEIQNTLKEVIKGRTTIIITHRISQLVVEANKIYYMQDGRIVEQGTHEDLMRLKGRYYSTFKKQLLERANSLPA; this is translated from the coding sequence TTGGACTACCTTAAAAGACTCATGAAGTATTTGGACGACTGTAAACTATTGGTAGCAGTTGGCCTAATTTTGGCGCTGGCAGGGATATTTTGCAACATGGCAGTGCCAAAAGTGTCAAAGCACATCATTGACGATGTTCTTGTTGCAAGGCGCTTTGAAAAGCTTTGCTATTTTGCTCTAATTTTGGCAGGACTTGTGCTTTCAAAAGCAGTTTTGAATTATTTTCAGAGCTACATATTCGAATACACATCTCAAAAAGCCATCTATAAGCTCAGAGAACAGCTCTACACAAAGCTTCAATACCAGTCTTTTGAGTATTTTGACAGAGCATCAACAGGGGCTATCATGAACAGAATGGTGGGAGACCTGGAGGCTATTCGAAACTTTTTAAATCAGGGCTTTGTTCAGGTAATTAGCATAGTCATTACTTTAATATTGGCACTTTCTATAATGCTTTCAATGAACCTTTTGCTTTCATTTTTGAGCTTAGCAACAACACCTCTTATATACTTTAACGTCAAAAGTCTTGCCAAAAAACTTCAGCCAACCTTCAGGGCGATAAGAACATCCTTTGAAAAGCTCACATCAAAGGTGCAGGAGAATATCACAGGTATAAGAGTTGTCAAAGCCTTTGGGAATGAAGAACTTGAAAAGAAAAGCTTTGAAAAGGTTGCATTTGAATTTACAGACAAAAATATCCAGGCTGCTGATATAAGGTCGGTGCACAATCCTCTTGCAAATTTCTTAAATGGCTTAAACTCAGTCATAATTCTTGTTGTTGGAGGGTATTTGGCTATAAAAGGGAATCTGTCTATTGGCACGCTTTTTGCATTTGTGAGCTATGTGAACTTGTTCTCTGCGCCTATTGGTAACATTCAAAACCTTGTGAACCAGTGGCAAAACGCCTTTGCATCCTTGGAAAAGGTGTTCGAAGTGCTTGACAGTGAGGTTTTAGTCAAAAGCCCAAAAAATGCTATTCATCTTAAAAACATCAGAGGAGACATAAAGTTTGAGAATGTGTATTTCAAGTACAAAGATAAGTTTGTTCTAAAGGGAATAAACATTCATATTAAACCTGGTGAGGTTGTTGCCATTTTAGGTCAGGCAGGTTCTGGCAAGTCATCTTTAATAAATCTTCTTGCCAGATTTTACGACCCGACATCTGGCAGGGTACTCATTGATGATGTTGATGTGAAAAATGTAAAGCTTTGTTCTTTGAGAAGAAACATTGGAATAATAATGCAGGAGACATTTATTTTTTCTGATACTATTGCTGCGAACATAGCGTTTGGAAAGCCAGATGCGAAAGAAGAAGAGATAAAATGGGCTGCAAAGCTTGCCCGGGCAGATGAGTTCATTGAAAGGCTTCCAGAAGGCTACTCTACCGTTGTTGGTGAGAGAGGGATTGGACTTTCGGGCGGTCAGAAACAGAGAATTGCAATTGCCAGGGCACTTATATATGACCCCAAAATTTTGGTGCTTGACGATGCAACATCAAGCCTTGATTTTGAAACTGAGGCTGAGATTCAGAATACTTTGAAAGAGGTGATAAAAGGAAGGACAACAATCATCATAACCCACAGAATTTCCCAGCTTGTTGTTGAGGCAAACAAAATTTATTACATGCAAGATGGCAGAATTGTTGAACAGGGAACGCATGAAGACCTGATGAGACTCAAAGGTAGATACTACTCAACATTTAAAAAACAGTTGCTTGAGCGCGCAAACTCACTTCCTGCTTAA
- a CDS encoding stage II sporulation protein M: MKFVAQTFKTEKRLILISFSIFALSCILGIVAGLYFGDEIQKFITQYVRKLFENILKNAKNPYLLFLAILKNNMKVYLITITVGTLTFGLVSVFVLLTNGFIVGAVATISAKQISIAKTLLLILPHGIFEIAAFIIGSAASAIFLESAVFSKEKPNLNIAFKRFLTLAICGATLVVFAAFIEAFVTSSFAK; the protein is encoded by the coding sequence TTGAAATTTGTTGCTCAGACCTTTAAAACAGAAAAAAGACTAATTTTAATCTCATTTTCGATTTTTGCACTTTCTTGTATCCTTGGCATTGTTGCAGGACTTTATTTTGGAGATGAAATTCAAAAATTCATCACCCAGTATGTCAGGAAACTGTTTGAAAACATCTTGAAAAATGCAAAAAACCCTTACCTTCTCTTTCTTGCAATCCTCAAGAACAACATGAAAGTCTATCTTATAACCATCACAGTAGGGACCTTGACATTTGGGCTTGTATCTGTGTTTGTGCTGCTCACAAACGGTTTTATAGTTGGTGCTGTTGCTACAATTTCAGCAAAGCAGATATCTATTGCAAAGACACTACTTTTGATTTTGCCCCATGGGATATTTGAAATTGCAGCATTCATAATAGGCAGCGCAGCCTCGGCGATATTTCTTGAAAGTGCAGTCTTTTCAAAGGAAAAACCAAATTTAAATATTGCATTTAAAAGATTTTTGACACTTGCTATATGTGGTGCTACCTTAGTAGTATTTGCAGCCTTTATAGAAGCTTTTGTCACCTCAAGCTTTGCAAAATAA